One window of the Zygotorulaspora mrakii chromosome 6, complete sequence genome contains the following:
- the ULP2 gene encoding SUMO protease ULP2 (similar to Saccharomyces cerevisiae ULP2 (YIL031W); ancestral locus Anc_7.197), whose product MASKRRKINGFLPIDKLAGDVANTTSSLDGGTERGQHDHGNRTVSKRYKEYRRTPKVVEQLKHISAEDFLPLANRSADLQPSDLENDSIQNSSDSARNGNQATTRHASAKNSIQEVKNDEFTKEDELEAIQGDSEDEGFESLEGTPPLKRTVKIGNGLLSSSPFDIWKNNSNLVVTKFNLSGVLNTIDVRKKIEEKSQCLLKFINDASGPRVTFTHRNFDIKNAQVDFRKDCESVIFDKDYSCIGMVFKEFRFIDMDNKLKIGRVQTKLMAWSNNTTVKSNKIHKIKNILSNINNFKLRVVDDKKSLIKTLDEIAIREYKNKVIMANNSTNEAFEKLRNKRHFWEKSEFQSLGVQNRLLIGKLSPSSSLSGQKIRIPTLSDSSEESSPRRPQQNTISGINPLNFYSKPTEKVDAGLGSTPSYSTLRKSPRTRSETPNLVQGTLWDLDNEKNLEVPETLDPALSHKFPDGASYMITNQDFKCLYNHDWINDSILDFFTKFYAEKSIQEDVISRGDIHLMSSFFYTKLVSDPSDYYGNVKKWVANSDLFRKKYIVVPINMNFHWFGCIITGLDLILEFFQNSDGKVDKTKLSNENRIENDNYREHDSEGPLRIKNALNSSDTNKKAVSLTEDEEVTLSTPIITILTFDSLRQTHTREIDPIKEFLIAYAKDKYEIKLDKALIKMKTCAVPQQPNMSDCGVHVILNNMKFFENPRKTIEVWRSTKTRSKSSGKVVNEYFERNRRDSARKFLREVVWDLHAEQLKIMKQNGNYPAKYANCFEKVGQSGDNEDDGDLEIIEDTEDYKKALAKAVIPETGRGNENLTKGSSELPDSPQKVNDVAASSLDEPKKISPAQARPTDERSTIRALEGEPVDTISSESYSLERPPIGNVSLESPRNFLESSPIRKGGRHTASDSTSPYFGDSSLKSRAETFDTESLSSTKVLIANDCLMDENQKDTKSGSPLLSDLNSLKRQEPDQDEDRVSATIDLLLSPCRQKKYILSGIERDDDVNLLGTLKSQSSLTRVKRDVGGEPNKSIDLRNAEESTAGLNRWKYSEQKPSKPYLAATESDRLSFVSGMADSKHDIQTIYSDDDMKEVR is encoded by the coding sequence ATGGCCAGCAAAAGGCGAAAAATTAACGGGTTTTTGCCGATTGATAAACTTGCGGGAGATGTTGCAAATACGACAAGCTCTCTTGATGGCGGCACAGAGAGGGGTCAGCATGACCATGGTAATCGCACTGTGTCAAAACGATATAAAGAATATAGGAGGACTCCCAAGGTTGTGGAGCAACTAAAACATATCTCGGCAGAGGATTTTTTACCGCTGGCAAATAGATCAGCGGACCTACAACCATCAGATCTGGAAAATGATAGTATTCAAAACAGCAGTGATTCTGCCAGGAACGGGAATCAAGCGACTACGAGACATGCATCCGCAAAAAACAGCATACaggaagtgaaaaatgatgaatttacAAAGGAAGATGAGCTGGAAGCTATACAGGGTGATTCAGAAGATGAAGGTTTTGAGTCTCTAGAAGGCACCCCACCATTAAAAAGAACAGTAAAAATTGGTAATGGTCTCTTATCCTCATCACCGtttgatatttggaaaaacaaTTCGAATCTCGTTGTGACGAAATTCAACTTATCTGGGGTGCTGAACACTATAGACgttcgaaaaaaaattgaggagAAATCCCAATGCCTCTTGAAGTTTATTAACGATGCCAGTGGACCGCGAGTTACTTTCACGCATAGGAAtttcgatatcaaaaatgctCAGGTGGATTTTCGGAAAGATTGCGAGTCGGTTATTTTTGACAAAGATTATTCTTGCATAGGGATGGTGTTTAAGGAGTTCCGATTTATAGATATGGATAATAAGTTGAAGATTGGTAGAGTACAGACCAAGTTAATGGCGTGGAGTAATAATACAACAGTGAAGAGCAATAAGATCCACAAGATAAAGAATATTCTATCGAATATCAATAACTTCAAACTCCGAGTTGTCGATGACAAAAAGTCATTGATCAAAACTTTGGATGAGATAGCAATACGggaatataaaaataaagtAATTATGGCTAATAATTCGACGAATGAGGCTTTcgaaaaattgagaaataAAAGGCACTTTTGGGAAAAATCAGAATTTCAATCTCTCGGTGTTCAAAATAGGTTACTGATAGGTAAATTATCTCCATCATCCTCTCTATCGGGTCAAAAGATACGGATTCCTACATTATCGGATTCTTCCGAAGAATCCTCGCCGAGAAGGCCTCAACAGAACACTATTTCAGGCATTAACCCACTTAACTTTTACTCTAAACCAACAGAAAAAGTTGATGCAGGGTTGGGTAGTACCCCATCCTATTCCACTCTCAGGAAATCCCCACGGACAAGATCAGAAACACCCAATCTTGTGCAAGGCACTCTCTGGGATTTagacaatgaaaaaaatcttgaagtCCCGGAAACTCTAGATCCAGCTTTGTCTCATAAATTTCCAGATGGTGCAAGTTATATGATTACCaatcaagatttcaaatgTCTTTATAATCATGACTGGATCAATGATAGTATATTGGATTTCTTCACTAAATTCTATGCCGAGAAATCTATCCAAGAAGATGTAATATCTAGGGGAGATATACATTTGATGTCGTCATTTTTCTACACTAAGCTAGTAAGTGACCCAAGCGACTACTACGGTAACGTCAAAAAATGGGTTGCCAACAGTGATCTATTCagaaagaaatatattGTGGTGCCAATAAATATGAACTTTCATTGGTTTGGGTGTATAATTACAGGTCTGGATTTGATACTagagttttttcaaaactccGATGGAAAAGTCGATAAGACAAAgctttcaaatgaaaaccgtatagaaaatgataattaTAGAGAGCACGACAGTGAGGGCCCTCTCCGTATTAAAAATGCATTAAATTCTTCAGATACAAATAAGAAGGCTGTGAGTTTAAcagaagatgaggaagtTACATTGAGTACTCCAATCATAACCATACTCACATTTGATTCCCTCCGACAAACACATACACGAGAAATAGATCCCATAAAAGAGTTCCTGATAGCATATGCAAAAGATAAGTATGAGATTAAATTGGATAAAGCACtaataaagatgaaaacTTGTGCAGTACCACAACAACCAAATATGAGCGATTGTGGCGTTCACGTTATTCTTAAcaatatgaaattttttgaaaatcccAGAAAGACAATTGAGGTTTGGAGATCGACTAAAACAAGAAGTAAGTCTTCTGGTAAAGTTGTaaatgaatattttgagaGGAACAGGCGTGATTCGGCTCGGAAATTCTTACGTGAAGTTGTCTGGGATCTTCATGCCGAACAATTAAAAATTATGAAACAAAACGGTAATTATCCTGCAAAATATGCCAAttgctttgaaaaagtagGACAAAGTGGTGATAATGAGGACGATGGTGATTTGGAAATTATAGAAGACACCGAAGATTATAAGAAGGCACTCGCGAAAGCAGTAATTCCTGAGACTGGCCGAGGCAACGAAAACCTTACAAAAGGCTCTTCTGAGCTACCGGACAGTCCTCAGAAGGTTAACGATGTTGCTGCATCTTCTCTTGATGagccaaaaaaaatttctccTGCTCAAGCACGACCTACTGACGAGAGATCAACTATCCGAGCGTTGGAGGGAGAGCCAGTAGATACAATAAGCTCCGAATCATACAGTCTTGAAAGGCCGCCCATTGGGAATGTCAGTCTTGAGTCTCCTCGAAATTTCCTGGAGAGCTCTCCGATCAGGAAAGGTGGTAGACATACAGCTTCAGATTCGACTTCTCCATACTTCGGTGATTCTTCCTTAAAATCAAGGGCCGAAACATTTGATACGGAAAGCTTGTCCTCTACAAAAGTATTAATAGCGAATGACTGCTTGATGgatgaaaatcaaaaggATACCAAAAGTGGATCTCCTCTTCTCTCAGACCTTAATTCGTTGAAAAGACAAGAACCAGACCAGGATGAAGACAGAGTTTCCGCCACTATTGACCTTTTGTTGTCCCCCTGTCGCCAAAAGAAGTACATTCTCTCTGGTATTGAACGAGATGACGACGTTAACCTTCTTGGAACTCTCAAGAGCCAATCCAGCTTGACACGGGTGAAAAGAGATGTAGGAGGAGAGCCTAATAAATCAATAGATTTGAGAAACGCGGAAGAGAGTACCGCAGGCCTGAACAGATGGAAATATAGCGAACAGAAACCTTCCAAGCCTTACCTTGCTGCTACAGAATCAGATAGATTATCATTTGTTTCTGGAATGGCGGATTCAAAGCACGACATCCAGACAATATATAGTGACGATGATATGAAAGAAGTGAGGTAA
- the TIM44 gene encoding protein translocase subunit TIM44 (similar to Saccharomyces cerevisiae TIM44 (YIL022W); ancestral locus Anc_7.196), with product MQGRAIRQNKSTMIIFGRAIQESVPVGAYRVPFSTCTRSLQGQRSPIDIFRDTFKKEWKKSQELQDNIRTLQDASGRLGESEAYKKAREAYARAQKGSTIVGKTLKKTGETMETIATKAWESDIGKNTRKAATVAAKKIDESFEPVRQTKIYKDVSEVIDDGDSSRYGGFITKEQRRLKRERDLASGKRTRAVKSNEDAGTALVATNIEAKESFGKRVEDFKEKTLLGRAIQRLKSAFWDESGNPFIVFLRKITGKIGGFFAETEAARVLGQFKLMDSTFNNEGFTQHLRNYIIPEVLEAYVKGDQKILKKWFSEAPFNVYSAQQKVFRDQQLFADGRILDIRGVEIVSAKMLPPQDLPVLVVGCRAQEIHLYRKAKTGEVAAGHESNILMSSYAMVFTRDPEQIDDEETEGWKILEFVRGGSRQFT from the coding sequence ATGCAGGGCAGGGCAATAAGGCAAAATAAGAGTACAATGATCATTTTCGGTCGTGCCATACAAGAGTCCGTACCAGTAGGGGCTTACCGCGTTCCGTTTTCTACGTGCACTAGGTCTCTGCAAGGTCAACGATCTCCCATCGATATATTTCGTGACACTTTTAAAAAGGAATGGAAGAAATCTCAAGAGCTGCAGGATAATATAAGAACATTACAGGATGCCTCTGGAAGACTTGGTGAATCTGAGGCGTATAAGAAGGCCAGAGAAGCGTATGCTAGAGCACAGAAAGGATCCACCATTGTCGGTAAAACGTTGAAAAAGACAGGTGAAACCATGGAAACAATCGCTACGAAGGCATGGGAATCTGATATCGGTAAGAACACCAGAAAAGCAGCCACAGTTGCTGCTAAAAAGATAGATGAAAGCTTCGAGCCAGTGAGACAGACCAAAATTTATAAAGACGTCTCTGAAGTTATTGATGATGGCGACAGTTCTCGTTACGGTGGATTCATCACGAAGGAACAAAGAAGACTCAAACGTGAACGTGACTTAGCCTCTGGTAAGAGAACTAGAGCAGTCAAAAGTAATGAAGATGCGGGAACCGCTCTAGTCGCAACCAACATTGAAGCCAAAGAATCATTTGGAAAGAGAgttgaagatttcaagGAAAAGACTTTACTCGGACGTGCAATTCAACGTCTGAAAAGCGCATTTTGGGACGAGAGCGGCAATCCAttcattgtatttttgcGTAAGATAACAGGAAAGATTGGTGGATTTTTTGCTGAAACTGAAGCTGCTCGTGTCCTTGGTCAATTTAAACTTATGGATTCAACTTTCAATAATGAAGGCTTCACCCAACATCTGAGGAACTATATCATACCCGAAGTTTTAGAAGCTTATGTTAAAGGGGatcagaaaattttgaaaaaatggttcAGCGAGGCACCATTCAATGTCTACTCTGCTCAACAAAAGGTCTTTAGAGATCAGCAGCTCTTTGCCGATGGTCGTATTTTAGATATCAGAGGTGTTGAAATTGTCAGCGCAAAGATGTTGCCCCCTCAAGATTTACCGGTATTAGTCGTTGGTTGCAGAGCACAAGAAATTCATTTATACAGAAAGGCAAAAACAGGAGAGGTTGCCGCTGGCCATgaatcaaatattttgatgagtTCCTATGCTATGGTTTTCACAAGAGACCCTGAACAAatcgatgatgaagagacTGAAGGatggaaaattttggagTTTGTCCGTGGTGGATCAAGGCAATTCACCTGA
- the RPB3 gene encoding DNA-directed RNA polymerase II core subunit RPB3 (similar to Saccharomyces cerevisiae RPB3 (YIL021W); ancestral locus Anc_7.194), protein MSEEGPQVKIREATKDNVDFILSNVDMALANSLRRVIIAEIPTLAIDSVEIEANTTVLADEFIAHRLGLIPLQSLDIDQLEYCRDCFCEDHCDKCSVVLTLQAIGESESTTNIYAKDLVIVSNLMGRNIGHPIIQDKEGNGVLICKLRKGQELTLKCIAKKGITKEHAKWGPAAAIEFEYDPWNKLKHTDYWYEQDIMKEWPPSKNSEYEDPPNKGDPFDYKAKANTFYMNVENVGSITTDQVVLRGIDTLQKKVASVLLALTQMDQDRVNYASGNNENTITGINDGDTIMNGTQDQNPYGNGDSNGYDDSW, encoded by the coding sequence ATGAGTGAAGAAGGTCCACAGGTAAAGATTAGAGAAGCTACAAAGGATAATGTTGACTTTATTCTTTCCAACGTGGATATGGCGTTAGCAAATTCGTTACGAAGAGTTATAATCGCCGAAATTCCAACGTTGGCGATTGACTCTGTTGAGATTGAAGCTAATACTACAGTATTAGCGGATGAATTTATTGCACATAGATTGGGTTTAATACCTCTCCAGAGTCTCGATATCGATCAACTGGAATATTGCAGGGATTGTTTTTGTGAGGATCACTGTGACAAGTGTTCTGTTGTGTTGACTTTACAAGCTATTGGTGAGAGTGAAAGCACAACAAATATTTATGCTAAAGATTTAGTTATTGTGTCAAATTTAATGGGACGTAATATTGGTCATCCCATCATACAGGATAAAGAGGGCAATGGTGTTTTGATCTGTAAATTAAGAAAGGGACAAGAGTTGACTCTAAAATGTATTGCGAAGAAGGGAATAACTAAAGAGCATGCTAAATGGGGACCCGCAGCAGCAATAGAATTCGAATATGATCCTTGGAATAAATTGAAGCACACAGATTATTGGTATGAGCAAGATATCATGAAGGAATGGCCACCATCTAAGAACAGCGAATACGAAGATCCACCAAATAAGGGCGACCCTTTCGACTACAAAGCAAAGGCTAATACATTTTACATGAATGTCGAAAATGTTGGTTCCATTACTACAGATCAAGTAGTCCTGAGAGGTATTGATACcttgcaaaaaaaagtagCATCGGTTCTACTTGCACTCACACAAATGGACCAGGACAGGGTAAATTATGCTTCTGgtaataatgaaaataCAATTACGGGCATCAACGATGGTGACACCATAATGAATGGCACACAGGATCAAAATCCATACGGCAATGGTGATAGCAACGGCTATGATGACTCTTGGTGA
- a CDS encoding uncharacterized protein (similar to Saccharomyces cerevisiae ADL119W (Scer_YGOB_ADL119W); ancestral locus Anc_7.195), translated as MNMNYPVPDTRFEQTFKRALVREAERERASQWKKMGLQDPKAISQLQKVKPPTVSKLVVCKVIFRDVFFMPFVQGIIWTTALIALKPWLGLVVKNGRKIGSKVYRMVLGTDLLKVPRNV; from the coding sequence ATGAACATGAATTATCCTGTTCCTGATACGAGGTTCGAAcaaactttcaaaagagcGCTGGTGAGGGAGgctgaaagagaaagagcatcacaatggaaaaaaatgggacTGCAAGACCCCAAGGCTATTTCGCAGCTTCAGAAAGTCAAGCCACCAACAGTAAGCAAACTAGTTGTCTGTAAAGTCATTTTTCGTGACGTTTTTTTCATGCCTTTTGTCCAAGGTATCATTTGGACAACTGCTTTGATAGCTTTAAAACCCTGGCTGGGATTGGTTGTCAAGAACGGTAGAAAAATTGGCTCTAAGGTATATAGAATGGTTCTTGGAACAGACCTTCTGAAAGTGCCAAGAAATGTATGA